In Legionella cardiaca, a genomic segment contains:
- the lspE gene encoding GspE family T2SS ATPase variant LspE — MENHEKIRRLPYTFAKTQGVIASPQDNDVAVVYHLANPPLTILAEVKRLLQCELKLKEVNESEFQQHLAQIYQSQSSILDAAEVMEEDMDLSLLADQLPVSEDLLDNQDDAPIIRLLNALFTQAIKQKASDIHIETYENRVLVRNRIDGVLNEVLEIQRAIAPLVISRVKVMAKLDIAEKRVPQDGRIALRIGGHNIDVRVSTLPSNHGERIVLRILDKQAAQLDLSLLGMPQSTLKAMRTMIAEPHGIILVTGPTGSGKTTSLYAMLTELNQVTRNILTIEDPIEYDLPGIGQTQVNTKVQMTFAKGLRAILRQDPDVVMIGEIRDLETAEIAVQASLTGHLVLSTLHTNSALGAITRLHDMGVESFLLASSIVGLIAQRLVRKLCPHCKILHHLREDEKELMRIPPQTDISKVCEPKGCEQCNFSGYRGRTGIYELITIDENLRGMIHRNESLQAIDSYLRPTNPTIREDGFKRVLIGDTSLAEILRVTSQH, encoded by the coding sequence ATGGAAAATCACGAAAAAATAAGACGTCTTCCCTATACATTTGCTAAAACACAAGGGGTTATCGCTAGTCCACAAGACAACGATGTAGCCGTTGTCTATCATTTGGCAAACCCTCCTCTGACTATTCTTGCAGAAGTAAAACGTTTACTGCAATGTGAACTTAAATTAAAAGAGGTAAATGAGTCGGAATTCCAACAGCACTTAGCGCAAATCTATCAATCGCAATCGTCTATCCTTGATGCTGCAGAAGTCATGGAAGAAGATATGGATTTATCCTTACTCGCAGATCAATTACCGGTAAGTGAAGATTTATTGGATAACCAGGATGATGCCCCTATTATTCGCTTACTTAACGCATTATTTACGCAAGCCATTAAACAAAAAGCCTCTGATATTCACATTGAAACCTATGAAAATCGCGTATTGGTACGTAATCGAATCGACGGTGTCTTAAATGAAGTTTTAGAAATTCAACGAGCCATTGCTCCTTTAGTTATTTCTCGTGTCAAGGTTATGGCTAAGTTGGATATCGCTGAAAAGCGTGTCCCGCAAGACGGACGTATTGCGCTTCGCATCGGCGGACACAATATTGATGTTCGGGTTTCTACATTACCTTCTAACCATGGTGAGCGTATTGTATTGCGTATTTTAGATAAACAAGCAGCACAACTGGATTTAAGTCTTTTAGGGATGCCACAAAGCACATTAAAAGCAATGCGAACAATGATTGCTGAACCACATGGCATTATCTTGGTAACTGGCCCTACTGGTTCTGGTAAAACAACCTCCCTCTATGCAATGTTGACCGAGCTTAACCAGGTTACCCGCAATATTTTAACGATAGAAGATCCAATTGAATACGATTTGCCTGGCATAGGACAAACTCAAGTCAACACCAAAGTACAAATGACCTTTGCCAAGGGGTTAAGAGCAATTTTGCGGCAAGATCCCGATGTAGTCATGATTGGTGAAATTCGAGATTTAGAAACTGCTGAAATTGCCGTGCAAGCCAGTTTAACTGGTCACTTGGTTCTCTCAACACTCCATACCAACAGTGCATTAGGAGCCATCACTCGTTTACATGATATGGGAGTTGAATCGTTCCTACTAGCCTCAAGCATTGTCGGCTTAATTGCTCAACGGCTGGTCAGAAAACTCTGCCCGCATTGTAAGATACTCCATCATTTGCGTGAAGATGAAAAGGAATTGATGCGGATTCCGCCACAAACTGATATCTCCAAAGTTTGCGAGCCCAAAGGCTGTGAACAATGCAATTTTTCAGGTTATCGAGGACGTACCGGGATTTATGAATTAATAACTATTGATGAGAATTTACGTGGCATGATTCATCGTAATGAAAGTTTGCAAGCGATTGACAGCTACTTACGCCCTACTAATCCTACCATCCGCGAAGATGGATTTAAACGTGTGTTGATTGGCGATACATCTCTGGCAGAAATTTTACGGGTAACAAGTCAACATTAA
- the lspD gene encoding GspD family T2SS secretin variant LspD: MRKIAVGLFVLLCFIAARATEVNIKTVTVDGKPAYELHVGDFAHQNNALQLKFKLSSSLKQPIAIEHAPNKNNYVVKIGPMDDYLLAQNLQKKIKEETKPAQIPSKIVPTVNPVPAPPGPSENTGTITTENEEESSNPPAKKLWNLRNADIRAVIGEVSRVTGKNFIIDPRVQGKISIISTTPMSNKELYQVFLSVLQISGYAAVPSGSVIKIVPNIDAKTQSPFIYGQKTTPPQGDEMMVAVVPVHYVPSEQLVPVLRPLMPQWSSVSAYAPSNMLILSGRASNIKQMFRIIRQVDSSSANGIDMIPLRHALAMDVANTLKDLVKTQPGLGSHVQTMLAADDRSNAILLSGSKTDRIRLRLLIAKLDRQSTYGTDSNTQVVYLNYLRAEDLVPILAGIAQANFSGNVGTTIGTITRPELDSTNPASNLVSNSSSGNQSPATQTSQTSTNPAATPNTTGTATQTEGTTKPTVQIIAEPNTNSIILNAPVSLIRTLKSVIRQLDIKPAQLLIEALVAEIDESDLNSLGIEWGSDQQTGKPSDFRPGFAIINSQTRIDDFQAQIYALARDRKANILSTPSVVVLDNRQAKILVGKQVSVASTSYPNNAGGTTTASPFVTFDRVNVALHLYVRPQITQGNGIQLQIDQGNDTIDPSSTLNTDNPIFKISSIVTSIHIDSGDIVVLGGLTQDSLGTDNNRVPIVGDLPGFGRLFQHNIQNREKRVLMVFIRPCILRSRSDALYVTNGKYTDTRQEQLEFLREQPYNPENTDMLLPSMNQAALPIPFSQSTQQTVILKNQPKKGILMTK, translated from the coding sequence ATGCGAAAGATTGCGGTTGGCCTATTTGTTTTATTATGTTTTATTGCTGCTCGAGCTACAGAAGTTAATATCAAAACGGTTACTGTTGATGGTAAGCCTGCATATGAACTTCATGTGGGAGATTTCGCGCATCAAAATAATGCACTGCAATTAAAATTTAAATTATCCTCTTCTCTTAAGCAGCCAATCGCAATCGAACATGCACCCAATAAAAATAATTATGTGGTTAAAATTGGCCCAATGGATGACTATTTACTCGCACAGAATCTTCAAAAAAAAATAAAAGAAGAAACAAAACCAGCCCAGATTCCCTCAAAAATAGTTCCAACTGTTAATCCTGTTCCTGCTCCTCCTGGGCCTTCAGAAAATACAGGCACAATAACCACCGAGAATGAGGAAGAAAGTAGTAATCCGCCTGCTAAAAAATTATGGAATTTGCGTAATGCGGATATTCGAGCGGTTATTGGTGAGGTTTCGAGAGTCACTGGAAAGAATTTTATTATTGATCCGCGTGTTCAAGGAAAAATATCCATCATCTCTACAACTCCCATGTCAAATAAAGAACTTTATCAGGTTTTTTTATCTGTCTTGCAAATCTCAGGCTATGCAGCGGTCCCAAGTGGAAGTGTAATAAAAATTGTTCCTAATATTGATGCCAAGACACAATCGCCTTTCATTTATGGTCAAAAAACCACACCACCACAGGGTGATGAAATGATGGTGGCAGTTGTACCAGTTCATTATGTGCCATCTGAGCAACTGGTACCTGTTTTACGACCACTGATGCCTCAATGGAGCAGCGTATCGGCTTATGCTCCCTCAAACATGTTGATTTTATCCGGACGTGCCAGCAACATTAAACAAATGTTTAGAATCATTAGACAGGTTGATAGTTCTTCTGCTAACGGTATCGATATGATCCCGTTAAGACATGCCTTAGCAATGGATGTCGCTAACACCCTTAAAGATCTAGTTAAAACTCAGCCAGGCTTGGGTAGTCATGTACAAACCATGCTCGCCGCCGACGATCGCAGTAATGCAATTTTACTAAGTGGCAGCAAAACAGATAGAATCAGATTGCGTTTGCTAATCGCCAAATTAGATCGCCAAAGCACTTACGGCACTGACAGCAATACTCAGGTTGTCTATCTTAATTATTTGCGGGCAGAAGATTTAGTTCCCATTTTAGCCGGTATTGCGCAAGCTAATTTTAGTGGTAATGTAGGCACAACTATCGGAACAATAACCAGACCTGAGTTGGATAGTACAAACCCTGCTTCAAATCTTGTTAGTAATTCTTCAAGTGGTAACCAAAGTCCTGCTACACAAACCAGCCAGACTAGTACCAATCCAGCAGCAACGCCAAATACTACTGGCACAGCAACCCAGACAGAAGGAACTACAAAACCCACAGTCCAAATCATTGCTGAACCCAATACAAATTCAATTATTCTCAATGCTCCCGTTAGTCTGATACGTACTTTAAAATCTGTTATCAGACAATTGGATATCAAACCCGCACAATTACTCATAGAAGCACTCGTTGCCGAGATTGATGAAAGTGATCTTAACAGTTTGGGAATTGAATGGGGTAGCGATCAACAAACTGGTAAACCCAGTGATTTTAGACCTGGTTTTGCCATCATTAATTCCCAAACTAGAATTGATGATTTCCAAGCCCAAATTTATGCACTTGCTCGTGATAGAAAAGCAAACATTTTATCAACCCCTTCTGTGGTTGTACTCGATAATAGACAAGCTAAAATTCTCGTCGGAAAACAAGTCTCTGTCGCTTCCACCAGTTATCCAAACAATGCAGGTGGTACGACAACAGCCAGTCCTTTTGTGACTTTCGATCGCGTGAATGTTGCACTGCATTTATATGTGCGCCCACAAATTACACAAGGCAATGGTATCCAATTACAAATTGACCAGGGCAATGACACCATTGATCCATCAAGCACATTAAATACTGACAACCCTATTTTCAAAATCTCGAGTATTGTCACTTCTATACACATAGATAGTGGTGACATTGTGGTACTTGGGGGACTAACGCAAGACAGTTTAGGTACGGATAACAACCGTGTCCCTATCGTAGGTGACTTACCAGGATTTGGTCGCCTTTTCCAACATAACATCCAAAATCGTGAAAAACGCGTCTTAATGGTATTTATACGCCCCTGCATTTTAAGAAGTCGTAGCGATGCGTTATATGTAACGAATGGTAAATATACCGACACCCGACAAGAACAATTGGAGTTTTTACGTGAGCAACCCTATAACCCTGAAAATACTGACATGTTGCTTCCATCAATGAATCAGGCTGCATTACCTATACCTTTTAGTCAATCTACGCAACAAACTGTTATACTTAAAAATCAGCCAAAGAAAGGTATATTAATGACCAAGTAG
- a CDS encoding FUSC family protein, whose protein sequence is MQKIDYLRKQLGYARFIHLILIYTLGLLSYVLLTVPHKWWILLTVLVISSGLEPGLMVDRALQRIKGTLLALTLMIPLLYLLQVNYRLIPVIFIGSAVGMVVASLNFRRYDICVFFITLFALLLTGTTFTDLILESPIEMVTNRGICTFIGIAIVLIGDYFLFDAFHYSQKLYLLHQIIVYNLIRNAAQELQTSSMKVSTPYIYMEQLRAQFNHGFTLIADSGKSLRSELQTSPDLKQKITEFQDIIWELRRILFAMSFSALILKSQEVTNEHFKNYQKLISQARKAFIKRR, encoded by the coding sequence ATGCAAAAGATAGACTATCTTCGAAAGCAACTAGGCTATGCACGTTTTATCCATTTAATCTTAATCTATACTCTAGGATTACTGAGTTACGTACTTTTGACCGTACCTCACAAATGGTGGATATTATTAACTGTCTTAGTAATAAGCTCAGGCCTTGAACCAGGGCTGATGGTTGATCGCGCACTTCAGCGAATTAAGGGAACACTATTGGCTCTTACTTTAATGATTCCTTTATTGTATTTGCTGCAAGTAAATTATCGGCTAATTCCTGTCATTTTTATTGGTTCGGCGGTGGGTATGGTAGTGGCTTCGCTTAATTTTCGCCGTTATGATATCTGTGTCTTTTTTATCACTTTGTTTGCCCTTTTACTTACTGGAACTACATTTACAGACTTGATTCTTGAAAGTCCCATTGAAATGGTTACCAATCGAGGGATATGCACTTTCATAGGAATTGCCATTGTATTAATTGGAGATTATTTTTTATTTGATGCTTTTCATTATTCGCAAAAACTTTATTTGCTACATCAAATTATTGTCTATAACCTTATAAGAAATGCTGCGCAGGAATTACAAACCTCGTCAATGAAGGTTTCTACACCCTATATCTATATGGAGCAACTACGTGCTCAATTTAATCATGGCTTTACATTGATTGCTGATAGCGGCAAGAGTCTTCGATCAGAATTACAAACAAGTCCTGATTTAAAGCAAAAAATAACTGAATTTCAAGACATCATTTGGGAATTGCGACGCATATTATTTGCAATGAGTTTTTCAGCGCTGATATTAAAATCGCAGGAAGTGACCAATGAGCATTTTAAAAATTATCAAAAATTAATTTCGCAAGCAAGAAAAGCCTTTATCAAACGTCGGTAG
- a CDS encoding HlyD family secretion protein produces MLKQESRERYKERLHLFREKIKALNRYLTFSNIIILVGFLTLLAYTFSYLFPFTDNAFVVRNVQPVAAQVQGYLTNIYVKNGQEVAKGQKLLTVFKKPYQYTVARLSADLESAKAQLKVWEMTYEKHQKLSEHQRRIYERLVQDDEKYQKGYRIKSVSLITLQNSQQETLSAKDKWEASLKQLEIDKHQVAAQKSNIKSLIAKLALAQVNLQLTDVYAQSKGVVQNLFLALGTPVNINEPLFSLVSSDEVYIQANFNETDLRDVRIGSRVLIFPRTYLGRKIFHGIVDSNFWSANRQQIDPRTQLQNVSNENQWILLPQRLPVIIRVTDPDPRFPLRVGASAYVYITS; encoded by the coding sequence ATGTTAAAGCAGGAATCTCGGGAAAGGTATAAAGAAAGATTGCACTTATTCAGAGAAAAAATTAAAGCTCTAAACAGGTATCTTACCTTCTCTAATATCATTATTTTAGTGGGTTTCCTGACACTATTAGCCTACACATTTTCCTATTTGTTTCCATTTACTGACAATGCTTTTGTTGTAAGGAATGTGCAACCCGTAGCAGCACAGGTGCAAGGATATCTTACTAATATTTACGTAAAAAATGGTCAAGAGGTTGCGAAAGGGCAAAAATTACTAACTGTATTTAAAAAACCATATCAATATACTGTTGCTCGCCTAAGTGCAGATTTAGAGTCGGCGAAGGCGCAGCTTAAGGTGTGGGAAATGACTTACGAAAAACATCAAAAGCTTAGTGAGCATCAACGACGAATTTATGAGCGGTTGGTTCAGGATGATGAAAAATACCAAAAAGGGTATCGTATCAAATCAGTGTCGTTGATAACTTTACAAAATTCACAGCAAGAAACGCTTAGTGCAAAAGATAAATGGGAAGCTTCTTTAAAACAATTAGAAATTGATAAACATCAAGTCGCTGCACAAAAAAGTAATATTAAATCCCTGATAGCTAAACTTGCTCTGGCTCAAGTGAATCTTCAATTAACTGATGTCTATGCGCAAAGTAAGGGCGTCGTGCAAAATTTGTTTCTGGCCTTGGGCACTCCCGTAAATATTAATGAGCCCTTATTTTCTCTTGTTTCCTCAGATGAGGTTTACATTCAAGCAAATTTTAATGAAACAGACCTACGTGATGTAAGAATAGGCTCCAGAGTTCTAATTTTTCCGAGAACATATTTAGGACGAAAGATATTTCACGGGATTGTTGATTCAAATTTTTGGTCCGCCAATAGACAACAGATCGATCCTAGAACGCAACTACAAAATGTTTCTAATGAAAATCAATGGATTTTATTACCACAAAGATTACCAGTTATTATTCGAGTTACGGATCCAGATCCGCGATTTCCTCTAAGAGTAGGTGCTAGTGCTTATGTTTATATCACCTCTTAG
- a CDS encoding TolC family protein encodes MRRTDLFVLIIITLGLLSCSRSAVVPVLQAPQQFPSMNKEFKSIKNLPYFAWWKQFNDPLLNQLISTGLQNNPDMGIAFGNLEEARGLLKEIKLSWVPSLIFMGGYSTNPALGNPGGFYGVWPYYAINIAQQFQKQKQATYNLAYYQAAIDGVRLTIIGQIASAYFTLIAQKEQLRLLQELDQDVSKLLNQTAGDVKIGLSNDIDLARMQYERALIAAQLQTIEHNITVSQNALRYLINQNPGLLVTHNHFNQFNFDHFKPGSLPVTVLKNRPDFKMAIIAVQRANAGRALALANFFPMLQLDQYFGETHVPESKLAEMTDAYLTWTIAPNTFGKVAAARGVYNTQVSNLVRTLRRIFRDIDNDLSANHHYQAYYQETLRAEKDYRHKLELQKGLLNTGLISYKEWLRNKILLDNLALSTNQAKLQLAISLVLLYQDLAGGYLC; translated from the coding sequence ATGCGTAGAACGGATTTGTTTGTCCTCATTATTATTACTCTCGGCTTGTTAAGCTGCAGCCGAAGCGCTGTTGTCCCTGTTCTACAGGCTCCGCAACAATTTCCTTCCATGAACAAAGAATTTAAATCAATTAAAAATCTTCCTTATTTTGCTTGGTGGAAGCAATTCAATGACCCTTTATTAAATCAATTAATATCTACAGGTTTGCAAAATAATCCTGATATGGGTATTGCTTTCGGAAATCTAGAGGAGGCGAGGGGGTTGTTAAAAGAAATTAAATTAAGCTGGGTTCCTTCATTAATATTCATGGGGGGATATTCAACCAACCCTGCACTAGGGAATCCAGGTGGATTTTATGGAGTATGGCCCTATTATGCGATTAATATAGCTCAACAGTTCCAAAAGCAAAAACAAGCAACTTATAACCTTGCTTATTATCAAGCAGCCATTGATGGTGTGCGGTTAACTATTATCGGGCAGATAGCCTCTGCCTATTTCACCTTGATAGCTCAAAAAGAACAGTTACGCTTACTGCAAGAGCTGGATCAAGACGTTTCAAAACTACTTAATCAGACGGCTGGGGACGTTAAAATTGGATTAAGCAATGATATTGATTTAGCCAGAATGCAATATGAAAGAGCCTTAATCGCCGCGCAGTTACAAACGATTGAACACAATATTACGGTGAGTCAAAATGCACTTCGCTATTTAATCAATCAAAATCCTGGACTTCTTGTTACTCACAATCATTTCAATCAATTTAATTTTGATCATTTTAAACCAGGAAGTTTACCCGTTACAGTTTTAAAAAATAGACCTGATTTTAAAATGGCTATTATTGCTGTCCAACGTGCAAATGCTGGCAGAGCTCTTGCACTTGCCAATTTTTTTCCAATGTTACAACTTGATCAATATTTTGGGGAAACTCATGTACCAGAAAGTAAGCTTGCTGAAATGACAGATGCTTATTTAACCTGGACAATTGCACCAAATACATTTGGTAAAGTAGCTGCTGCACGTGGCGTTTATAATACCCAAGTCAGTAATCTTGTTAGAACACTGCGACGCATCTTTCGAGACATCGATAATGACCTATCGGCTAATCATCATTATCAAGCCTATTACCAAGAAACTTTACGGGCTGAAAAAGATTATCGGCATAAATTAGAGTTACAAAAAGGTTTACTAAACACTGGATTAATCTCTTATAAAGAATGGCTGCGGAACAAAATATTACTTGATAACCTTGCCTTATCAACGAATCAGGCAAAGTTACAGCTTGCTATATCACTGGTGTTACTCTATCAGGATCTAGCAGGAGGCTATTTATGTTAA